From one Spiroplasma endosymbiont of Panorpa germanica genomic stretch:
- the pepF gene encoding oligoendopeptidase F — protein sequence MKRTEANKEYKWDFSHLYKDISEWKKHLKELEKDVATYSKFKGKLGDEKTFLDYVDFDTKNDLAMMKLGQYLHLQDIDQTNTEFQELEGHMMNYYQNLRIATSFIAPELKALGETKVLKWLENSDKHNQFVYSFQKFFKQAKHVLPEKDEELLSKVSRSRGAVGSLYDVLAYADRIEEKFVWEGKEQPLTQTLLTKIMEDSDPLKDQNTRMEASKIFGKNFAEKKHSFAKIYEGILQSGYENVKIRNYGSSLQASLSGDSIPTEVYESLVNIGEKFIKPFKDYNLLIKKHFKFKKFYPTDRMIKLEKEFNANFTVDDAKSLIKKALKILGPEYLEKLEIAWSADRIDYFEDTNKRDGAYSSGGAGVEPIILMNWDDKLSSVATLAHEIGHSVHTLFADEAQKYPLSEYPIILAEVASTLNEHLLFEHLYNNAKNKHEKIYLLQQRIGDLTGTFFRQIQFAKFELESHKLIENGIPITAEVLAKLFKDSEQSFGYDVFDNSDKLPYGWPRISHFFHSPFYVYKYAIDVTASYKLYQDIKDGKISQAIDFLKAGGHKDPLEILKDFDIDFTKEITYQPLINAIENMVEELSKLLK from the coding sequence ATGAAAAGAACAGAAGCAAATAAAGAATATAAATGAGATTTTTCTCATTTATATAAAGATATTTCTGAATGGAAAAAACATTTAAAAGAACTTGAAAAAGATGTGGCAACTTATTCAAAATTTAAAGGGAAGTTAGGTGATGAAAAAACTTTTTTAGATTATGTTGATTTTGACACCAAAAATGACTTAGCAATGATGAAATTGGGTCAATATTTACATTTACAAGATATTGACCAAACAAATACTGAATTCCAAGAATTAGAAGGTCATATGATGAACTATTATCAAAATCTAAGAATAGCTACAAGTTTTATTGCTCCAGAATTAAAAGCTTTAGGGGAAACTAAGGTTTTAAAATGATTGGAAAATAGTGATAAGCATAATCAGTTCGTATACTCATTTCAAAAGTTTTTCAAACAAGCAAAACATGTTTTACCAGAAAAAGACGAAGAGCTATTGAGTAAGGTATCACGTTCACGTGGAGCTGTTGGTTCGCTTTATGATGTCTTGGCTTACGCAGATCGTATTGAGGAAAAATTTGTGTGAGAAGGTAAGGAACAACCTTTAACTCAAACTTTACTGACAAAAATTATGGAAGATTCTGATCCACTAAAGGATCAAAACACCAGAATGGAAGCTAGCAAAATTTTTGGTAAAAATTTTGCAGAGAAAAAACATTCATTTGCAAAGATATATGAAGGAATTCTACAGTCAGGTTATGAAAATGTTAAGATTAGAAACTATGGTTCGTCTTTACAAGCTAGCCTTTCAGGGGATAGCATCCCGACAGAAGTTTATGAATCTCTTGTCAATATTGGGGAAAAATTCATTAAACCTTTCAAAGATTACAATTTGTTAATTAAAAAACATTTTAAATTTAAGAAGTTTTATCCAACCGATCGAATGATCAAGTTAGAAAAGGAATTTAATGCTAACTTTACAGTGGATGATGCAAAATCGTTAATTAAAAAAGCTTTAAAAATTTTGGGGCCAGAATACCTAGAAAAGCTTGAAATAGCTTGATCTGCAGATAGAATTGATTATTTTGAAGACACCAATAAAAGAGATGGAGCTTATTCTTCGGGAGGAGCTGGAGTTGAACCTATTATATTAATGAATTGAGATGATAAACTTTCATCTGTGGCTACTTTGGCTCATGAAATCGGTCACAGTGTTCATACATTGTTTGCCGATGAGGCTCAGAAATATCCCTTGAGTGAATATCCTATTATATTAGCTGAAGTTGCAAGTACTTTAAACGAACATCTTTTGTTTGAGCACCTTTACAACAACGCTAAGAATAAGCACGAAAAAATCTACTTACTTCAACAAAGAATTGGTGATTTAACAGGAACGTTTTTTAGACAAATTCAATTTGCTAAATTTGAACTAGAAAGCCATAAATTAATCGAGAATGGAATTCCAATCACAGCAGAAGTTCTAGCTAAATTGTTTAAAGATTCAGAACAAAGTTTTGGATATGATGTTTTTGATAACAGCGATAAGTTGCCTTATGGATGACCTAGAATTTCACATTTCTTCCACTCGCCATTTTATGTTTATAAGTATGCAATCGATGTAACAGCTAGTTACAAATTGTACCAAGATATCAAAGATGGAAAAATTAGCCAAGCAATAGACTTTTTAAAGGCTGGTGGTCACAAAGACCCATTAGAAATTTTAAAAGACTTTGATATTGATTTCACCAAAGAAATCACCTACCAACCTTTAATAAACGCCATTGAAAATATGGTTGAAGAGTTAAGCAAGTTGCTAAAGTAG
- a CDS encoding J domain-containing protein translates to MDDFIRLIFRILYYIFLWWILDWIFNPDRKNKNRYNNFNSNTDDYEESSQDNQFAQMNPSKLEESYGVLGVTSEISDKELKKVYLQLAKKYHPDSVESSETEETKMAEINSAYQYICEARKIRK, encoded by the coding sequence TTGGATGATTTTATAAGATTAATTTTTAGAATACTTTATTATATTTTCCTTTGATGAATATTAGATTGGATTTTTAATCCAGATCGTAAAAATAAAAATCGTTACAACAACTTCAATAGTAACACCGATGATTATGAAGAAAGCTCTCAAGATAACCAATTCGCTCAAATGAATCCCTCTAAATTAGAGGAGAGCTACGGGGTTTTGGGAGTAACTAGCGAAATCAGTGATAAAGAATTAAAAAAAGTTTATCTACAATTAGCCAAAAAATATCACCCAGATAGTGTTGAATCATCAGAAACAGAAGAAACCAAGATGGCTGAAATTAACTCAGCCTATCAATATATCTGCGAAGCTCGTAAAATTCGCAAATAG
- a CDS encoding peroxiredoxin, with protein MDWKTTMYKLNNGSKETLKNLAKEKGIVLFFYPHANTTFCTLEAKEFEKNLELIESKGYAVVGASRDLISDQQDFVDNCKLTFPLISDTEEILHKGLMVLDQDNDDAAIRSSFILDKELNVKKEMRNVEAVEHIKELIASL; from the coding sequence ATGGACTGAAAAACTACAATGTATAAACTTAACAATGGCTCAAAAGAGACACTAAAAAATTTGGCTAAAGAAAAAGGAATTGTATTATTTTTTTATCCTCACGCAAACACAACTTTTTGTACGCTTGAAGCTAAAGAATTTGAAAAAAATCTCGAGTTAATTGAAAGTAAAGGTTATGCCGTAGTTGGAGCTTCAAGAGACTTGATAAGTGATCAACAAGATTTTGTAGATAATTGCAAATTAACATTTCCGCTCATTTCTGACACAGAAGAAATTTTGCATAAAGGACTAATGGTTCTGGACCAAGATAATGACGACGCAGCAATTCGTTCGAGTTTTATTCTTGACAAAGAATTGAACGTTAAAAAAGAAATGCGCAACGTGGAAGCCGTGGAACATATTAAGGAATTAATAGCTAGTCTTTAA
- a CDS encoding HAD-IIB family hydrolase gives MKLQHLDKKRLILVDLDGTALVKGGMSMHPKTIEVLKKAEKDGHRVCIVTGRPHRASIRFYRELGLSSLLTNFDGAHIHDPLKRMFKRMVLPISYETVIGVINDPVIKDAVDNILIENYNRAVVMKKDSFLENFFHLDDVEDDEYFIANPYEVWAGPSTNVVLTLKNPELKDDVLRRLEAFKNTIKVQTGTVYGHLDDENRSMITLTNKLVNKGYVSNILAQYYNKDIRDVIAFGDQMNDYDMIQLVGYGVAMKNGNDDLKAVASGITHETNDQGGVGFFLEKLLAGEEV, from the coding sequence ATGAAATTACAACATTTAGATAAGAAGAGGCTAATTTTAGTAGATCTAGACGGAACAGCTTTAGTTAAAGGTGGCATGAGTATGCACCCAAAAACAATTGAGGTTCTAAAGAAGGCCGAAAAAGATGGACATCGAGTTTGCATCGTAACCGGTAGACCACATCGTGCGAGTATAAGATTTTACAGAGAATTAGGTTTGTCTTCCCTTTTGACTAATTTTGATGGAGCACATATTCACGACCCGTTGAAACGCATGTTTAAGCGTATGGTGCTTCCTATTAGTTATGAAACAGTTATTGGCGTAATCAATGACCCCGTCATTAAAGACGCTGTTGACAATATCCTAATAGAAAACTATAACAGAGCGGTTGTTATGAAAAAAGATTCTTTTTTGGAAAACTTTTTTCATTTAGATGACGTCGAAGATGATGAATATTTTATCGCCAACCCATATGAGGTCTGAGCGGGTCCTAGCACCAATGTCGTATTGACTTTAAAAAATCCAGAACTAAAAGATGATGTTTTAAGAAGACTAGAAGCATTCAAAAATACCATTAAGGTTCAAACTGGAACAGTATATGGTCACTTAGATGACGAAAATCGAAGTATGATTACTTTAACTAATAAATTAGTAAACAAGGGTTATGTTTCAAATATACTGGCTCAATATTATAATAAGGACATTAGAGATGTCATCGCGTTTGGAGATCAAATGAATGATTATGACATGATTCAGTTGGTTGGCTATGGTGTTGCTATGAAAAATGGTAACGATGACTTAAAAGCTGTTGCAAGTGGCATCACTCATGAAACAAACGACCAAGGTGGAGTAGGTTTCTTTTTGGAAAAACTACTTGCAGGTGAAGAAGTGTAA
- a CDS encoding ABC transporter ATP-binding protein, which translates to MSQKILSVKDLKKSYGKKNVIKNITIDIMQGDRIAIVGPNGSGKTTFCELISGIIQSNSGTIEKNKNLVIGMQLQGTEAPKKIRVWDFIRYYIDSFQIKLNDVELDQIFKKFAVSEIMDKDISNLSGGQKQKVNILLSIINDPDLLILDELGNGLDIEIVDTIYNNLNQFLKDPLKTLILVSHNMEEIQNFSKRIIFINEGEIISIHDTKNVIKEYGNVREFVRTKFKEYKVDSYDISAQKGVDQNAEWVKDRKRGK; encoded by the coding sequence ATGAGTCAAAAAATTTTAAGTGTAAAGGATTTAAAAAAAAGTTATGGTAAAAAGAATGTAATAAAAAATATCACAATTGATATTATGCAAGGTGATAGAATTGCCATTGTGGGTCCTAACGGGTCGGGGAAAACTACATTCTGTGAGTTGATTTCAGGAATCATTCAATCAAATTCTGGAACGATTGAAAAAAATAAGAATTTGGTCATTGGAATGCAATTGCAAGGTACCGAAGCTCCTAAAAAAATTAGAGTTTGGGATTTTATCCGCTATTATATTGATAGTTTTCAAATCAAATTGAATGATGTTGAACTAGATCAAATTTTCAAAAAGTTTGCAGTTAGTGAAATCATGGATAAAGATATTTCAAACCTTTCTGGGGGACAAAAACAAAAAGTTAATATTCTGCTCTCAATAATTAACGACCCAGATCTTTTGATTTTGGATGAACTAGGTAACGGTTTAGATATTGAAATTGTTGACACAATTTACAACAATTTAAATCAATTTTTAAAAGATCCTCTTAAAACTTTAATTTTGGTATCTCATAATATGGAAGAAATTCAGAATTTTTCTAAAAGAATCATCTTTATAAATGAGGGAGAAATTATTTCAATTCACGACACTAAAAATGTTATCAAGGAATATGGAAATGTTAGGGAATTTGTTAGAACTAAGTTTAAAGAATATAAAGTAGATAGCTATGATATAAGCGCACAGAAAGGGGTCGACCAAAATGCAGAATGAGTTAAAGATCGTAAAAGAGGAAAATAG
- the alaS gene encoding alanine--tRNA ligase — MKKLSTNAVRQIWIDFFKSKEHLFLPPVSLVPVQDPSLLWINSGVATLKPYFDGRLTPPSQRLTNSQKSIRTNDIENVGVTARHHTMFEMLGNFSIGDYFKKEAIEFAWELLTSKKWFDIPVEKLYITVFEDDQEAFDIWTKNIKVSPDHIFKGTRETNFWDVGQGPCGPNSEIFFDRGPSWDPENIGPKLLKDDIENDRYIEIWNIVFSQFNNDGNNNYTDLPRKNIDTGAGLERLVSIFQDAPTNFETDLFMPTIEAIENIADRKKTYNFKAASENKGVINRDNTAFKVIADHIRAVTFAISDGVFPGNKDRGYIIRRLIRRSSVYGRKLGIDKPFLYRLVDIVVGTMKEFYPYLIEKRNLVVESIKTEEEKFLKTLTKGSEMLENVMAKHKIISGKDALLLFESFGFPIELTIELAGEQNIKVDQKEFEILLDSAKEIARNSRKDLKAWDKQNEIFTKLKVESKFVGWDTESNIAKVVYLFQKDKPLNEVTGDEAFVILDETPFYAEKGGQAADRGTLTINGQDFLVIDVQEGPGHQNIHRVILNNKKIKIGDIVETKVDSEKRYFTMKNHSGTHILHAALREVLGNDVMQSGSYNDENGLRMDFNFNRLITLEENHKIQKVVDREIGLQVPREVYFTTMDEAVSKHKALAFFTEKYEGIVRVVKFGDFSSELCGGTHVENTKVIEDLVITSIESKSSGIYRIHALTSHQTVNDYVSEIFNNVIQEAKIIMSKYENSSKTLKDSELIKCYDKLLKVENSKFNIGILKQCLEELKNIFKNYDKKVQDLVISEQISKFSDVKPVLNNDKVNQIEIKAKNLEVKAIKALIDNLINKHKDVIVIVTSQINGENVLAVGVSDSLNTKFPAIDIFKNYKNLSPKGGGNKFFAQGKY; from the coding sequence ATGAAGAAACTAAGTACCAACGCCGTAAGACAAATATGAATTGACTTTTTCAAAAGTAAAGAACATCTCTTTTTACCACCAGTATCTCTTGTGCCAGTACAAGACCCAAGTTTGTTATGAATAAACTCTGGGGTAGCTACATTGAAACCTTACTTTGATGGACGTCTAACACCACCATCTCAAAGATTGACCAATTCGCAAAAATCTATTAGAACTAATGATATCGAAAATGTTGGGGTAACTGCAAGACACCATACAATGTTTGAAATGTTAGGAAATTTTTCAATTGGGGACTACTTCAAAAAAGAAGCAATCGAATTTGCCTGAGAACTATTAACTTCAAAAAAATGATTTGACATTCCGGTAGAAAAACTTTATATTACTGTTTTTGAAGATGACCAAGAAGCTTTTGATATTTGAACTAAAAATATCAAAGTTAGCCCAGATCATATTTTCAAAGGAACTAGAGAAACTAACTTCTGAGATGTTGGTCAAGGTCCATGTGGACCCAATAGTGAAATATTTTTTGATCGCGGTCCAAGCTGAGATCCAGAAAATATTGGTCCAAAATTACTAAAAGATGATATTGAAAATGATAGATATATTGAAATATGAAACATTGTATTTTCACAATTTAACAATGACGGAAATAACAACTATACAGACTTACCTAGAAAAAATATTGATACGGGAGCGGGATTAGAACGTTTAGTATCCATTTTTCAAGATGCTCCAACTAATTTTGAGACAGATTTATTTATGCCAACTATTGAGGCAATTGAAAATATAGCTGATCGTAAAAAAACTTATAATTTCAAAGCGGCAAGTGAAAATAAGGGAGTAATTAACCGCGATAACACTGCATTTAAGGTAATTGCTGACCATATTAGAGCGGTAACATTTGCTATTTCAGATGGAGTATTTCCAGGTAATAAAGATCGTGGGTACATAATTCGTCGATTAATTAGAAGAAGTAGTGTTTATGGAAGAAAATTGGGAATTGACAAACCGTTTTTATACCGACTTGTTGATATTGTTGTGGGTACAATGAAAGAATTTTACCCATATTTAATTGAGAAACGCAACCTTGTTGTGGAGAGCATTAAAACTGAAGAAGAAAAATTCTTAAAAACCTTAACTAAAGGTAGTGAAATGCTTGAAAATGTGATGGCAAAACACAAAATAATTTCAGGAAAAGATGCACTTTTATTGTTTGAATCTTTTGGTTTTCCAATTGAATTAACAATTGAGCTTGCAGGCGAGCAAAACATTAAAGTTGATCAAAAAGAATTTGAAATTCTTTTGGATTCAGCTAAAGAAATTGCTAGAAATTCGCGTAAGGATTTAAAAGCTTGAGACAAGCAAAACGAAATATTTACAAAACTAAAAGTTGAATCAAAATTTGTTGGTTGAGACACTGAGTCAAATATAGCTAAGGTGGTTTACTTATTTCAAAAAGACAAACCCCTAAATGAAGTAACCGGAGACGAAGCTTTTGTAATCCTTGATGAAACTCCTTTTTATGCTGAAAAGGGTGGACAAGCAGCTGACAGAGGAACTTTAACAATTAATGGTCAAGATTTTTTGGTTATTGATGTTCAAGAAGGTCCAGGTCACCAAAATATTCATCGTGTTATTTTAAATAATAAAAAAATTAAAATTGGAGATATTGTAGAAACTAAAGTTGATTCTGAAAAGAGATACTTCACAATGAAAAACCACTCAGGAACTCATATTCTTCATGCTGCTCTAAGAGAAGTTTTAGGAAATGATGTAATGCAGTCAGGTAGTTATAATGATGAAAATGGCTTAAGAATGGATTTCAACTTTAATAGATTAATAACATTAGAAGAAAACCACAAAATTCAAAAAGTGGTTGATCGCGAAATTGGTCTACAAGTACCTCGTGAGGTTTATTTCACAACAATGGATGAAGCTGTTAGCAAGCATAAAGCTTTGGCCTTTTTTACAGAAAAATACGAAGGAATTGTTAGAGTAGTAAAATTTGGTGATTTTTCATCGGAATTGTGTGGTGGAACACACGTTGAAAACACTAAAGTAATCGAAGACTTAGTTATTACTTCAATTGAATCTAAAAGTTCAGGGATTTATCGTATCCACGCACTAACGAGCCACCAAACTGTTAATGATTATGTTAGTGAAATTTTTAACAACGTAATTCAGGAAGCTAAAATTATCATGAGTAAGTATGAGAATAGTTCGAAAACTTTAAAGGATTCTGAGCTAATTAAGTGTTATGATAAATTATTGAAAGTGGAAAATAGTAAATTTAATATTGGTATCTTAAAACAATGTTTAGAGGAACTGAAAAACATCTTTAAGAATTATGATAAAAAAGTTCAAGACTTAGTTATTTCAGAGCAAATCTCAAAATTTAGCGATGTTAAGCCAGTTTTAAATAACGATAAAGTTAACCAAATCGAAATAAAAGCTAAGAACTTGGAAGTTAAGGCCATAAAAGCTTTAATTGACAATCTAATTAATAAACACAAAGATGTTATTGTTATAGTTACAAGTCAAATTAATGGAGAAAACGTTTTAGCGGTTGGAGTTAGTGATTCTTTGAATACTAAATTCCCTGCTATTGATATTTTCAAAAACTATAAAAATCTTAGTCCTAAGGGTGGGGGAAATAAATTTTTTGCCCAAGGTAAGTATTAG
- a CDS encoding ABC transporter ATP-binding protein, producing MQKEKKSLTDVSKYIETSEEQKMSSLALMKSIKNRRIGFFKLVTIYYGRYFWESLTIILALIISSIAIVSMTFIISKLVAQVMFEFGSNSSSGANLVETGLLWYWWLTIAFITLIIAAVATWVREKIGGMLGRKIEMDVRNAVLSNLINMNIGYYSDKKIGEIMTKLINDTQILGDEAQLTPANLISIPIIFIGSAFSLIIVDWPTAVIALFCTIFFMLMVIFTFNAQSIETEKVRKKVTEVNGDSTDRIGAIALIKASGTERYEQKRLKMINEDYYRSNKKLNSVQASTITIIIMSALSLTLIAIASAILIYKDQPGGGDIIIRILPSLITGINTLAWPIYTLTGLIPGMARATASTRRVIELIKVDSTLDPNEFAPVVESITGDIHLKDVVFEYPEKPGVTILPKTNITFQKGKSYAFVGETGSGKSTISKLLLRFYDPTSGEVLINDTDLKKMNLSSYLSHVGYVEQEPKILYGDVMYNVRYGNFMATDEEVIEACKKANLHHLVETWTNGYQTILGERGFIMSGGQKQRLVIARIILKDPEILILDEATSALDNIVEKEIQKELEKIMIGKTTISIAHRLSTIKNADQIFVLGSGQGIVQSGTYDELISKPGHFKKLHSAGS from the coding sequence ATGCAAAAAGAAAAAAAATCTTTAACAGATGTTAGTAAATATATTGAAACCTCAGAAGAACAGAAAATGTCTTCCCTAGCCTTAATGAAAAGTATTAAGAATAGAAGAATTGGTTTTTTTAAACTTGTAACAATTTACTATGGACGTTATTTTTGAGAATCTTTAACAATAATCTTAGCTTTAATAATTTCTTCAATAGCAATTGTTTCAATGACATTCATTATTTCCAAACTAGTTGCACAGGTAATGTTTGAATTTGGAAGCAATTCATCAAGTGGGGCAAACTTGGTTGAAACCGGATTGCTTTGATATTGATGACTAACGATCGCGTTTATTACTTTGATTATAGCTGCTGTGGCCACTTGGGTTAGAGAAAAAATCGGAGGCATGCTTGGTCGTAAAATCGAAATGGACGTTAGAAACGCGGTCTTATCAAACCTAATTAATATGAATATTGGTTATTATTCAGATAAAAAAATCGGAGAAATCATGACCAAATTAATAAATGATACTCAAATTTTAGGTGATGAAGCCCAACTAACTCCGGCCAACTTAATTAGTATTCCAATTATTTTTATTGGATCAGCATTTTCGCTAATTATTGTGGATTGACCAACTGCGGTAATCGCCTTATTTTGTACTATATTTTTTATGCTAATGGTAATTTTTACTTTTAATGCACAATCAATTGAAACAGAAAAAGTTAGAAAAAAAGTTACTGAAGTAAATGGTGATTCAACAGATAGAATTGGTGCTATTGCCTTAATCAAGGCTTCGGGAACTGAAAGATATGAACAAAAACGTTTAAAAATGATTAATGAGGACTACTACCGCTCTAATAAAAAATTAAACTCAGTTCAAGCTAGCACAATTACTATTATTATTATGAGTGCCTTGTCACTAACTTTGATTGCTATAGCCTCAGCTATTCTAATCTATAAAGATCAACCTGGTGGGGGAGATATAATTATTCGAATCCTACCTTCATTAATTACGGGTATTAATACTTTGGCTTGACCAATTTATACTCTAACAGGATTGATTCCTGGAATGGCTCGTGCCACCGCTTCCACAAGAAGGGTAATTGAATTAATTAAAGTTGATTCAACTTTAGATCCCAACGAGTTTGCTCCAGTTGTTGAAAGTATTACTGGTGATATTCATTTAAAAGATGTTGTTTTTGAATATCCAGAAAAACCAGGGGTTACCATCTTACCAAAAACTAATATTACTTTCCAAAAAGGTAAAAGTTATGCTTTTGTTGGAGAAACTGGTAGTGGTAAATCAACTATTTCAAAATTGCTATTAAGATTTTATGATCCAACAAGTGGAGAAGTTTTGATTAACGATACTGATTTAAAGAAAATGAATCTATCAAGTTATTTAAGTCACGTTGGATATGTTGAACAAGAACCCAAAATCCTTTATGGAGATGTCATGTATAACGTTAGATATGGTAACTTTATGGCCACTGATGAGGAAGTTATAGAAGCTTGTAAAAAAGCTAACTTACACCATTTAGTAGAAACCTGAACTAATGGGTATCAAACAATTCTTGGAGAACGTGGGTTTATAATGTCTGGGGGACAAAAACAACGTCTTGTAATCGCTAGAATTATTTTAAAAGATCCTGAAATTCTAATTCTTGATGAAGCAACCAGCGCTTTAGATAACATTGTAGAAAAAGAAATTCAAAAAGAATTAGAGAAAATAATGATCGGGAAAACAACAATTTCTATCGCACACCGATTAAGCACAATTAAAAATGCTGACCAAATCTTTGTTTTGGGTAGTGGTCAAGGGATTGTTCAAAGCGGTACTTATGATGAACTAATTAGTAAACCAGGCCACTTTAAAAAACTTCATAGTGCAGGTAGTTAA
- the rpsJ gene encoding 30S ribosomal protein S10 codes for MAQQQKIRIKLKGYDHAIVDQSISKIIEAAESTGAKVRGPIPLPTDKQIITILRAVHKYKDSREQFEMRTHKRILEIFNPTPKTMDILTRVQLPSGVDIEIKL; via the coding sequence ATGGCTCAACAACAAAAAATTAGAATCAAATTAAAAGGTTACGACCACGCTATTGTGGATCAATCAATTTCAAAAATTATTGAAGCTGCTGAATCTACTGGAGCTAAAGTTCGTGGACCAATACCACTACCAACAGATAAACAAATCATCACTATTCTTAGAGCTGTTCACAAATATAAAGACAGTCGTGAACAATTCGAGATGAGAACACACAAAAGAATACTAGAAATCTTTAACCCTACCCCAAAAACAATGGACATTCTTACAAGAGTTCAATTGCCAAGTGGTGTGGATATCGAAATCAAATTATAG
- the rplD gene encoding 50S ribosomal protein L4 produces the protein MKAQVYDIKGENVKEIVLNDKIWAIEPHQQAIYDTVISQQAALRQGTKKTKTRAEVRGGGRKPWKQKGTGRARQGSIRAPQWRGGGIAFGPTPDINYKKSVNKKVRQLAFRSVLSLKAQEQNLVIIDKFNFEKPSTKEMVEVMTNLKVDNQKTLIVTRESEELVIKSAGNLPGVKTLDSQKLNLFDLLNASKLVITEEAVLRVEEVYS, from the coding sequence ATGAAAGCACAAGTATATGATATTAAAGGCGAAAATGTTAAAGAAATTGTTTTAAATGATAAAATTTGAGCAATAGAACCACATCAACAAGCTATATATGACACAGTTATTTCTCAACAAGCAGCATTAAGACAAGGTACTAAAAAAACTAAAACCAGAGCAGAAGTTCGTGGTGGAGGTAGAAAACCTTGAAAACAAAAAGGTACTGGTAGAGCACGTCAAGGATCAATAAGAGCTCCTCAATGAAGAGGTGGGGGTATTGCCTTTGGACCAACTCCAGATATTAACTACAAAAAATCTGTAAATAAAAAAGTTAGACAACTTGCTTTTAGAAGTGTATTAAGTCTAAAAGCGCAAGAGCAAAATTTAGTAATTATCGACAAATTCAACTTCGAAAAACCATCTACAAAAGAGATGGTTGAAGTAATGACAAATCTTAAAGTTGATAATCAAAAAACTTTAATTGTAACAAGAGAATCAGAAGAATTAGTAATTAAGTCTGCAGGAAATTTACCAGGAGTAAAAACCTTAGACTCACAAAAACTTAATTTATTTGATTTATTAAACGCAAGTAAATTAGTAATCACCGAAGAAGCAGTTCTTCGTGTTGAGGAGGTGTATTCATAA
- the rplW gene encoding 50S ribosomal protein L23, producing MHLTNVIKKPVLTEKSYIGHANGVYTFEVDRRSNKTQIKKTFEQIFQVKVESVRTMNYDGKEKRMGKFVGTTNNKKKAIITLKAGEKLDLLNDL from the coding sequence ATGCATTTAACTAATGTAATTAAAAAACCGGTTTTAACAGAAAAATCATATATTGGTCACGCAAATGGTGTTTACACTTTTGAAGTTGATCGTAGATCTAATAAAACTCAGATTAAAAAAACGTTCGAACAAATCTTTCAAGTAAAAGTTGAATCAGTAAGAACAATGAATTACGATGGAAAAGAAAAACGAATGGGTAAATTTGTTGGAACAACAAATAACAAGAAAAAAGCAATCATCACTTTAAAAGCTGGTGAAAAATTAGACTTATTAAACGACTTATAG